From Streptomyces sp. NBC_01460, a single genomic window includes:
- the paaB gene encoding 1,2-phenylacetyl-CoA epoxidase subunit PaaB, whose translation MSSPTDWPLWEVFVRSRRGLSHTHAGSLHAPDAEMALRNARDLYTRRSEGVSLWVVPSTAITASSPDEKDSFFEPAGDKPYRHPTFYEIPEGVKHL comes from the coding sequence ATGAGCAGCCCGACCGACTGGCCCCTGTGGGAGGTGTTCGTGCGCTCCCGGCGCGGGCTTTCCCACACCCACGCGGGCAGCCTGCACGCACCGGACGCCGAGATGGCCCTGCGCAACGCCCGCGATCTGTACACACGCCGATCGGAAGGCGTCTCGCTCTGGGTCGTTCCCTCGACCGCGATCACCGCGTCATCGCCGGACGAGAAGGACTCCTTCTTCGAACCCGCCGGGGACAAGCCCTACCGCCACCCCACGTTCTACGAGATCCCGGAAGGGGTGAAGCACCTGTGA
- the paaC gene encoding 1,2-phenylacetyl-CoA epoxidase subunit PaaC, translated as MTAALALGDDALVLSHRLGEWAGHAPVLEEEVALANIALDLLGQARMLLSFVGDEDELAYLREERAFRNVQLVEQPNGDFAHTIARQLYFSVYQHLLYAELAAGEGEFTDLAAKAVKEVAYHRDHAEQWVLRLGDGTAESHERMQLALDALWRFTGELFEPVEGVDVDFHALRDSWLAAVASVVERATLALPSGPQSGAWAAGAGRQGLHTEPFGRMLAEMQHLHRSHPGASW; from the coding sequence GTGACGGCCGCCCTCGCTCTCGGCGACGACGCGCTGGTGCTCTCGCACCGCCTGGGGGAGTGGGCGGGCCACGCCCCGGTCCTGGAGGAGGAGGTCGCCCTGGCCAACATCGCGCTGGATCTGCTGGGACAGGCCAGGATGCTCCTCTCCTTCGTGGGGGACGAGGACGAGCTGGCCTACCTCCGTGAGGAGCGGGCCTTCCGCAACGTCCAGCTCGTGGAACAGCCGAACGGCGACTTCGCCCACACCATCGCCCGGCAGCTCTATTTCTCCGTCTACCAGCACCTGCTGTACGCGGAGCTGGCCGCTGGAGAAGGAGAGTTCACGGATCTCGCCGCCAAGGCCGTCAAGGAGGTCGCCTACCACCGCGACCACGCGGAGCAATGGGTCCTGCGCCTCGGCGACGGTACCGCTGAGAGCCATGAGCGCATGCAGCTCGCCCTGGACGCGCTGTGGCGGTTCACCGGCGAACTGTTCGAGCCCGTCGAGGGGGTCGACGTCGACTTCCACGCCCTGCGCGACTCCTGGCTGGCCGCCGTCGCCTCCGTGGTGGAGCGTGCCACCCTGGCTCTCCCCTCGGGGCCGCAGTCCGGCGCGTGGGCGGCCGGCGCCGGTCGGCAAGGGCTCCACACGGAGCCGTTCGGGCGGATGCTCGCCGAGATGCAGCATCTGCACCGCAGCCACCCGGGGGCGTCATGGTGA
- the paaD gene encoding 1,2-phenylacetyl-CoA epoxidase subunit PaaD, whose translation MVTTETPLEAELHRLAGSVPDPELPVLTLDELGVLRGVRVDGPDKVTVRLTPTYTGCPAIEAMSHDIERVLHAHGVAEVSVVTVLAPAWSTDDISDEGRRKLEEFGIAPPRPGSGPGGPVPLTLSVRCPHCGSTDTELLSRFSSTACKALRRCVACREPFDHFKEL comes from the coding sequence ATGGTGACCACCGAGACCCCCCTGGAGGCGGAGCTCCACCGGCTGGCGGGCTCCGTGCCCGATCCCGAGCTCCCGGTCCTGACGCTGGACGAGCTCGGCGTCCTCCGCGGTGTGCGGGTGGACGGGCCGGACAAGGTCACCGTGCGTCTCACCCCGACGTACACCGGCTGCCCCGCCATCGAAGCCATGTCCCACGACATCGAGCGTGTGCTGCACGCCCACGGCGTGGCGGAGGTGTCCGTGGTCACGGTCCTCGCACCGGCCTGGTCGACGGACGACATCAGCGACGAAGGCCGTCGCAAGCTCGAGGAGTTCGGCATAGCGCCGCCACGGCCCGGCAGCGGGCCGGGCGGCCCGGTGCCCTTGACGCTGTCCGTGCGCTGTCCGCACTGCGGTTCCACGGACACGGAACTGCTGAGCCGCTTCTCCTCCACGGCGTGCAAGGCACTGCGCCGCTGTGTGGCGTGCCGCGAACCGTTCGATCACTTCAAGGAGTTGTAG
- a CDS encoding 2Fe-2S iron-sulfur cluster-binding protein, with product MFHPLRVSAIERITDDAVAVTFAVPPELRETFRHTPGQHLNVRYRADGEEIRRSYSICAPATEQPGDTVLRVGIRMVDGGAFSTYALKELAVGDQVEAMAPMGRFLLDPRPGHFAAIVGGSGITPVLSMAATLLAREPSARFCLIRSDRSAASTMFLDEVAELKDRYPDRFQLVTALSREEQAAGLPSGRLDRERLTALLPALLSVPDVDGWFLCGPLGLVRGAESALRSLGADRSRIHQEIFHVADEGTAPTTAARVAVPSESTLTATLDGRAGSWPVQNGESLLDTVLRSRSDAPYACKGGVCGTCRAFLVSGEVRMDRNYALEPEETEAGFVLACQSHPVTPEVEVDFDR from the coding sequence ATGTTCCATCCGCTCCGGGTCAGCGCGATCGAACGGATCACGGACGATGCCGTGGCCGTCACCTTCGCCGTGCCGCCGGAACTGCGCGAGACCTTCCGCCACACTCCCGGGCAGCACCTGAATGTGCGCTACCGGGCCGACGGCGAGGAGATCCGGCGGTCGTACTCGATCTGCGCGCCTGCCACCGAGCAGCCGGGCGATACCGTGCTCCGGGTGGGCATCCGCATGGTCGACGGCGGCGCGTTCTCGACGTACGCCCTCAAGGAGCTGGCGGTGGGGGACCAGGTGGAGGCGATGGCTCCGATGGGCCGCTTCCTCCTCGATCCGCGCCCGGGCCACTTCGCCGCGATCGTCGGCGGCAGCGGCATCACACCGGTGCTGTCGATGGCGGCGACGTTGCTGGCGCGGGAGCCGTCGGCGCGTTTCTGCCTGATCCGCAGCGACCGTTCCGCCGCCTCGACGATGTTCCTCGACGAGGTGGCGGAGCTCAAGGACCGCTACCCGGACCGCTTCCAGCTGGTGACCGCGCTGTCGCGCGAGGAGCAGGCCGCCGGGCTTCCCTCGGGCCGGCTGGACCGCGAGCGGCTCACCGCCTTGCTGCCCGCCCTGCTGTCGGTGCCCGATGTGGACGGCTGGTTCCTGTGCGGCCCGCTCGGCCTGGTCCGAGGAGCGGAGAGCGCGCTGCGCTCGCTCGGCGCCGACCGGTCACGCATCCATCAGGAGATCTTCCACGTCGCCGACGAGGGGACGGCTCCGACGACGGCCGCCCGGGTGGCCGTGCCGTCGGAGAGCACCCTCACCGCGACGCTCGACGGGCGGGCGGGCAGTTGGCCGGTCCAGAACGGCGAATCGCTGCTGGACACGGTGCTGCGGAGCCGCTCGGACGCCCCGTATGCCTGCAAGGGGGGAGTGTGCGGGACCTGCCGTGCCTTCCTGGTCTCGGGCGAGGTGCGGATGGACCGCAATTACGCCCTGGAACCGGAGGAGACCGAGGCCGGCTTCGTACTGGCCTGCCAGTCGCACCCCGTCACCCCGGAAGTCGAAGTCGACTTCGACCGCTGA
- a CDS encoding rhodanese-like domain-containing protein, translating into MNFAPLPSVDVAAVPSDGFVLDVREDDEWAAGHVEGALHIPMSDFVGRFGELTEAADDGRRVHVMCRVGGRSAQVTQYLVQQGIDAVNIDGGMLAWDGAGRPMVADNGSSAFVL; encoded by the coding sequence ATGAATTTCGCTCCGCTGCCCTCGGTGGACGTCGCGGCGGTCCCGTCGGACGGCTTCGTGCTGGACGTCCGGGAGGACGACGAGTGGGCGGCCGGGCATGTCGAGGGTGCGCTGCACATCCCCATGAGTGACTTCGTGGGCCGCTTCGGCGAGCTGACCGAGGCGGCCGACGACGGTCGGCGTGTGCACGTGATGTGCCGGGTCGGGGGCCGGTCCGCCCAGGTCACCCAGTACCTCGTGCAGCAGGGTATCGACGCGGTGAACATCGACGGCGGCATGCTGGCATGGGACGGCGCCGGGCGCCCGATGGTCGCGGACAACGGAAGCTCGGCCTTCGTGCTCTGA
- a CDS encoding J domain-containing protein: protein MTHEAAGVPTTRNDEDRQDPERQDEPRRTQDEPLSDVRPDADDAPQAGAAAGEAERDPAASTSGQVGDDAAAGGAGAPRPEERLAKAVRVAEQALIEFEIAVETFRVEVENFSRLHHQKLGPMYARLDELDAQIAEARAARTGDPEDLRKAQEARAIVMPMPGVDELFHDWMDSDGLSPEASAMLTEQPVRPPKRVRPGEEARKLYRELARQAHPDLAPDETERTRRDEFIARVNAAYGRGDVALLKELAAEWAAGPVTPELRLSESEELYARLEWLSRRKELLTVLAQELEESAIGSMLRMAPDDPDRLLDDIGEKLLADVARREDELAGLVQ from the coding sequence GTGACCCACGAAGCCGCCGGGGTGCCGACCACCCGGAATGACGAAGACCGCCAGGACCCGGAGCGGCAGGACGAGCCCCGGCGCACCCAGGACGAGCCGCTGAGCGACGTGCGGCCGGATGCGGACGACGCGCCGCAGGCGGGTGCCGCCGCCGGTGAAGCGGAGCGTGATCCGGCCGCTTCCACGAGCGGTCAGGTGGGCGACGACGCGGCGGCGGGCGGGGCCGGTGCTCCTCGGCCCGAGGAGCGGCTCGCCAAGGCCGTGAGGGTGGCCGAGCAGGCGCTGATCGAGTTCGAGATCGCGGTGGAGACCTTCCGGGTCGAGGTGGAGAACTTCTCCCGGCTGCACCACCAGAAGCTCGGCCCGATGTACGCCCGCCTGGACGAGCTCGATGCGCAGATCGCGGAGGCGCGGGCCGCGAGGACCGGCGACCCGGAGGATCTCCGCAAGGCCCAGGAGGCACGGGCGATCGTCATGCCGATGCCTGGAGTGGACGAGCTCTTCCACGACTGGATGGACTCGGACGGTCTCTCGCCCGAGGCGTCCGCCATGCTCACCGAGCAGCCCGTCAGGCCGCCCAAGCGGGTCAGGCCCGGCGAGGAGGCACGCAAGCTCTACCGCGAGCTGGCCCGTCAGGCCCACCCGGATCTGGCACCCGACGAGACGGAGCGGACACGGCGGGACGAGTTCATCGCCCGTGTCAACGCGGCGTACGGACGAGGCGACGTGGCGTTGCTCAAGGAGCTGGCCGCCGAGTGGGCGGCGGGACCCGTGACGCCGGAGCTGCGTCTCAGCGAGAGCGAGGAGCTCTACGCGCGGCTGGAATGGCTCAGCCGCCGCAAGGAACTGCTGACGGTCCTGGCCCAGGAGCTGGAGGAGAGCGCGATCGGCTCGATGCTGCGGATGGCACCGGACGACCCCGACCGGCTGCTGGACGACATCGGCGAGAAGCTCCTGGCCGATGTGGCCCGGCGCGAGGACGAGCTGGCAGGGCTGGTGCAGTAG
- a CDS encoding DUF2252 domain-containing protein, with amino-acid sequence MGEVEATVPAQSAVGDGRIPVVPGFARRVAGGVRPAGAGAVSPKSAGKALRLKVPRSAHSSLDLPAGRPDAVQAVEESNRGRVPGLTPIRVGRMAATPFAFLRGSAGLMAHDLMGTPVTGVGAQLCGDAHAANFGLYGDARGNLVIDLNDFDETVFGPWEWDLKRLATSLVLAGREAGADEDTCRRGAYDTVGAYRRTMRLLAGLPALDAWNAIADEELVSHTDARDLLGTLERVSAKARNNTSARFAARSTEECEDGGRRFVDARPVLRRVPDAEAAAVASGLEDYLGTLSEDRVPLLARYAIHDVAFRVVGTGSVGTRSYVVLLLDHRGEPLVLQVKEARPSALTPYLPQVGFEVPDVVHEGRRVVLGQKRMQVVSDILLGWAEVDGRPYQVRQFRNRKGSVDPAALAADLVDDYGRMTGALLARAHAHSADPRLLSGYCGKNAELDTAVADFAVTYADRTEADHAQLVKGVRSGRIAAELGV; translated from the coding sequence ATGGGCGAAGTCGAGGCGACGGTGCCGGCACAGTCGGCGGTGGGGGACGGACGCATTCCCGTCGTTCCCGGTTTCGCGCGCCGCGTGGCCGGAGGGGTGCGCCCGGCGGGAGCCGGAGCGGTGTCCCCGAAGTCGGCCGGCAAGGCGCTGAGGCTCAAGGTGCCCCGCTCCGCCCACAGTTCCCTCGACCTGCCCGCAGGAAGGCCGGACGCGGTGCAGGCCGTCGAGGAATCGAACCGGGGCCGGGTGCCGGGCCTGACGCCCATACGGGTGGGGCGGATGGCGGCAACGCCGTTCGCGTTCCTGCGCGGCTCGGCCGGTCTGATGGCACACGACCTGATGGGCACGCCCGTGACGGGAGTGGGTGCCCAGCTCTGCGGTGACGCGCACGCGGCCAACTTCGGTCTGTACGGCGATGCGCGCGGCAATCTGGTCATCGATCTCAACGACTTCGACGAAACCGTCTTCGGACCGTGGGAGTGGGATCTCAAGCGGCTCGCCACATCGCTGGTGCTCGCGGGCCGGGAGGCAGGGGCGGACGAGGACACCTGCCGCCGTGGCGCGTACGACACGGTCGGCGCGTACCGGCGCACGATGCGGCTGCTGGCCGGGCTGCCCGCACTCGACGCGTGGAACGCCATCGCGGACGAGGAGCTCGTCTCCCACACGGACGCACGGGACCTGCTGGGGACCCTGGAGCGGGTCTCCGCCAAGGCGCGGAACAACACGAGTGCCCGCTTCGCCGCACGCTCCACCGAGGAGTGCGAGGACGGAGGCCGTCGCTTCGTCGACGCGCGGCCCGTCCTGCGCCGGGTGCCGGACGCGGAGGCCGCGGCTGTCGCGTCGGGCCTCGAGGACTATCTCGGGACGCTCTCGGAGGACAGGGTCCCGCTGCTCGCCCGCTATGCGATCCATGATGTGGCGTTCCGGGTGGTCGGCACGGGAAGTGTGGGGACGCGGTCCTACGTGGTGCTGTTGCTCGATCACCGTGGCGAGCCGCTGGTCCTCCAGGTGAAGGAAGCCCGTCCTTCGGCGCTCACGCCCTACCTCCCTCAGGTCGGCTTCGAGGTGCCGGACGTGGTGCACGAGGGACGCCGGGTGGTGCTCGGCCAGAAGCGGATGCAGGTGGTCAGCGACATACTCCTCGGCTGGGCCGAGGTGGACGGCAGGCCGTACCAGGTACGCCAGTTCAGGAATCGCAAGGGCAGCGTGGATCCCGCCGCCCTGGCCGCGGACCTGGTGGACGACTACGGGCGGATGACCGGGGCGTTGCTGGCCCGGGCCCATGCGCACAGCGCCGATCCCCGGCTGCTGTCGGGTTACTGCGGGAAGAACGCCGAGCTGGACACCGCGGTGGCCGACTTCGCCGTGACGTACGCGGACCGTACGGAGGCCGACCACGCGCAGCTCGTCAAGGGTGTCCGATCCGGGCGAATAGCCGCAGAGCTCGGCGTCTGA
- a CDS encoding MarR family winged helix-turn-helix transcriptional regulator produces the protein MADNPGGREESLDVIQRELTAFARRARSAAARLHPDLPLVSYTLLAHIDHRHGCRATDLATHYMLDKSTVSRQVAALEKLGLVERHPDPDDQRIQVLHPTTAGVEALASTQASRRAAYRERLAAWTSDDLEQFADYLLRYNATGEDAPPR, from the coding sequence GTGGCGGACAACCCCGGGGGACGCGAGGAGTCGCTGGATGTCATCCAGCGCGAGCTGACCGCGTTCGCACGCCGCGCACGGTCGGCTGCGGCACGGCTCCACCCGGACCTGCCGCTGGTCTCGTACACACTGCTCGCCCACATCGACCACCGGCACGGCTGCCGTGCGACCGATCTGGCCACGCACTACATGCTGGACAAGTCGACGGTCAGCCGGCAGGTCGCGGCACTGGAGAAGCTGGGCCTGGTCGAACGGCACCCGGACCCGGACGACCAGCGCATTCAGGTACTGCACCCCACGACCGCCGGAGTCGAGGCCCTCGCCTCGACCCAGGCCAGCCGTCGCGCCGCCTACCGCGAGCGGCTCGCCGCGTGGACGTCGGACGATCTCGAGCAGTTCGCGGACTACCTGTTGCGCTACAACGCGACCGGCGAGGATGCCCCACCCCGCTAG
- a CDS encoding winged helix-turn-helix transcriptional regulator — protein sequence MADHSEQTCRRVDVGITRVFELFGKRWTGPIVSVLMQQPVHFADLRRAIPGISERMLSDRLSELGAAGLVVREVDEGPPLRVAYRLTDAGAAMGPALKELGKWADTYLAESGGC from the coding sequence ATGGCGGATCACAGCGAGCAGACCTGTCGGCGGGTGGATGTGGGCATCACTCGCGTCTTCGAGCTGTTCGGGAAGCGCTGGACCGGCCCGATCGTCTCCGTGCTGATGCAGCAGCCGGTGCACTTCGCGGATCTGCGCCGGGCGATTCCGGGCATCAGCGAGCGCATGCTGTCGGACCGGCTGTCCGAGCTGGGCGCGGCCGGTCTTGTGGTGCGCGAGGTCGACGAAGGGCCCCCGCTGCGGGTCGCGTACCGGTTGACGGATGCCGGTGCCGCCATGGGGCCCGCGCTCAAGGAGCTCGGGAAGTGGGCGGACACGTATCTGGCGGAGTCGGGAGGCTGCTGA
- a CDS encoding FMN-dependent NADH-azoreductase codes for MATLLHIDSAAFPQGSTSREVTATFVATWREQHPDGEVVYRDLAADPLPHLDASAVVAGADDSLRGKLAAELATADAVIIGAPMYNFSIPSTLKAWLDHVIIVGHNAGPDGPVAGTPITVVASRGGSYAPGTPREEFEFVQNYLEKVLTGMLGAEVDFIVPELTLAHTKPEMAELIPLADASRTQALADATEKAKVLAARLAA; via the coding sequence ATGGCCACGCTCCTCCACATCGACTCCGCCGCCTTCCCGCAGGGCTCCACGTCCCGCGAGGTCACCGCCACCTTCGTCGCGACCTGGCGTGAGCAGCACCCCGACGGCGAGGTCGTGTACCGCGACCTCGCCGCAGACCCCCTGCCCCACCTGGATGCCTCTGCGGTGGTCGCCGGCGCCGACGACTCGCTGCGCGGAAAGCTGGCCGCGGAACTGGCTACCGCGGACGCCGTCATCATCGGCGCACCCATGTACAACTTCTCCATCCCGTCCACGCTGAAGGCGTGGCTGGACCACGTGATCATCGTCGGCCACAACGCGGGACCGGACGGACCCGTCGCCGGCACCCCCATCACCGTCGTGGCCAGTCGCGGCGGTTCGTACGCCCCCGGCACCCCGCGCGAGGAATTCGAGTTCGTCCAGAACTACCTGGAGAAGGTGCTCACGGGCATGCTCGGCGCCGAGGTCGACTTCATCGTCCCGGAGCTGACGCTGGCCCACACGAAGCCAGAAATGGCCGAGCTCATCCCTCTCGCCGACGCGTCCCGTACACAGGCTCTCGCCGACGCGACGGAGAAGGCCAAGGTCCTCGCGGCGCGCCTCGCAGCCTGA
- a CDS encoding DUF3662 and FHA domain-containing protein has product MGVMKRFEQRLEGLVNGTFAKVFKSEVQPVEIAGALQRECDNNATIWNRERTVVPNDFIVELSTPDYERLSPYSGQLGDELAGLVRDYAKQQRYTFMGPIKVHLEKADDLDTGLYRVRSRTLASSSSQQGQQSGPAPQAQPNRPSAPQGQGGYGYPPASAPPMPPAPPGAGRSGGPSSDWRQPAASGSAPDAQVRRWIEINGTRHQISRPTLVMGRSTDADVRIDDPGVSRRHCEIRTGTPSTIQDLGSTNGIVVDGQHTTRATLRDGSRIVVGSTTIVYRQAEG; this is encoded by the coding sequence ATGGGAGTCATGAAGCGTTTCGAGCAGCGTCTCGAAGGTCTGGTCAATGGCACCTTCGCCAAGGTCTTCAAGTCCGAGGTGCAGCCGGTCGAGATCGCGGGAGCCCTCCAGCGCGAGTGCGACAACAACGCGACGATCTGGAACCGCGAGCGAACAGTCGTGCCCAACGACTTCATCGTCGAGCTCAGCACGCCTGACTACGAGCGGCTCAGCCCGTACTCCGGACAGCTCGGCGACGAGTTGGCCGGCCTCGTACGCGACTACGCCAAGCAGCAGCGGTACACCTTCATGGGACCGATCAAGGTCCACCTGGAGAAGGCCGACGACCTGGACACGGGTCTCTACCGCGTACGCAGCCGGACCTTGGCGTCGAGTTCGTCACAGCAGGGCCAGCAGAGCGGCCCCGCCCCCCAGGCCCAGCCGAACCGCCCCTCCGCCCCTCAGGGGCAGGGCGGCTACGGCTACCCGCCGGCTTCCGCCCCGCCCATGCCCCCGGCCCCGCCGGGTGCCGGGCGCTCCGGAGGCCCTTCCAGCGACTGGCGCCAGCCGGCCGCGTCCGGCTCCGCGCCGGACGCGCAGGTACGGCGCTGGATCGAGATCAACGGCACCCGCCATCAGATCTCCCGCCCGACGTTGGTGATGGGACGAAGCACCGACGCCGACGTGCGGATCGACGACCCCGGCGTATCCCGCCGGCACTGTGAGATCCGGACCGGAACGCCCTCGACGATCCAGGATCTCGGGTCTACCAACGGCATCGTGGTAGACGGGCAGCACACCACCCGCGCTACGCTCCGCGACGGCTCGCGGATCGTCGTGGGCAGCACCACCATCGTTTACCGGCAAGCCGAAGGGTGA
- a CDS encoding FHA domain-containing protein FhaB/FipA codes for MSELTLTVMRLGFLAVLWLFVIVAVQVIRSDLFGTRVTQRGSRRTAGDTRPQQGRQQQQAAPPQQRQQSGRQRRGAPTKLVVSEGTLTGTTVALQGQTITLGRAHDSTIVLDDDYASSRHARIYPDRDGQWIVEDLGSTNGTYLDRTRLTTPTPVPLGAPIRIGKTVIELRK; via the coding sequence ATGTCAGAGCTGACCCTGACGGTCATGCGGCTAGGTTTCCTGGCTGTTCTGTGGCTATTCGTAATCGTGGCCGTACAGGTCATTCGCAGCGACCTGTTCGGTACGCGTGTCACACAGCGCGGCTCACGCCGCACTGCCGGTGACACCCGCCCCCAGCAGGGGCGCCAACAACAACAAGCAGCACCGCCTCAGCAGCGCCAGCAGTCCGGGCGCCAGCGCCGCGGGGCACCCACCAAGCTGGTCGTCTCCGAAGGCACTCTCACCGGCACCACGGTCGCGCTCCAGGGCCAGACCATCACCCTGGGCCGGGCGCACGATTCAACGATCGTGCTGGACGACGACTACGCGTCCAGCAGGCATGCCAGGATCTACCCGGACCGTGACGGCCAGTGGATCGTCGAGGATCTCGGGTCCACCAACGGCACCTATCTCGACCGGACCCGGCTCACCACCCCGACACCTGTTCCGCTGGGCGCGCCGATCCGCATCGGCAAGACCGTCATCGAGCTGCGGAAGTAG
- a CDS encoding Stp1/IreP family PP2C-type Ser/Thr phosphatase, protein MSLSLRFAAGSHKGMIREGNEDSGYAGPRLLAIADGMGGQAAGEVASSEVISTLVQLDDDVPGSDILTSLGTAVQRANDQLRVMVEEDPQLEGMGTTLTALLWTGQRLGLVHVGDSRAYLLRDGVLTQITQDHTWVQRLVDEGRITEEEATTHPQRSLLMRALGSGDHVEPDLSVREVRAGDRYLICSDGLSGVVSHQTMEETLASYQGPQETIQDLIQLALRGGGPDNITCIVADVLDVDSNDTLAGQLNDTPVIVGAVAENQAAQANDGRAMETPAGRAAGLGRPVPPQTGGFGPPGSGDDMGYGSGPDGAFDAYTDEDFVKPRGRRRWLKRSFYIVLALAVIGGGVYGGYRWTQTQFYVGTKDDNVALYRGISQDLGWVSLSKVEEDTKIELKYLPPYWRKKVEATISQGSITDAHKKLGELEAQASACKKDAQRRAAEADTNAAKDKGETGTASDSTSATSPAKGTKTATPTPGPSLSEEEKKLALQCGKQ, encoded by the coding sequence ATGAGCTTGTCCCTGCGCTTCGCCGCCGGATCGCACAAGGGCATGATCCGTGAAGGCAACGAGGACTCCGGTTACGCCGGACCCCGCCTTCTCGCCATCGCCGACGGCATGGGCGGCCAGGCGGCCGGAGAGGTCGCCAGCTCCGAGGTGATCTCCACGCTCGTCCAGCTCGACGACGACGTGCCCGGCTCCGACATCCTCACCTCGCTCGGTACGGCGGTCCAGCGGGCCAACGACCAGCTGCGCGTCATGGTCGAGGAGGACCCCCAGCTGGAGGGCATGGGCACCACGCTCACCGCCCTGCTCTGGACCGGTCAGCGCCTCGGCCTCGTCCACGTCGGTGACTCCCGTGCGTACCTCCTGCGCGACGGCGTCCTGACGCAGATCACCCAGGACCACACCTGGGTGCAGCGTCTCGTCGACGAGGGCAGGATCACCGAGGAGGAAGCCACCACCCACCCGCAGCGCTCCCTGCTGATGCGGGCCCTGGGCAGTGGCGACCACGTGGAGCCCGACCTCTCCGTCCGGGAGGTCCGCGCCGGTGACCGCTATCTGATCTGCTCGGACGGACTCTCCGGCGTCGTCTCCCACCAGACGATGGAAGAGACCCTGGCCAGCTACCAGGGCCCGCAGGAGACCATCCAGGACCTCATCCAGCTCGCCCTGCGCGGCGGAGGCCCTGACAACATCACCTGCATCGTCGCCGACGTCCTGGACGTCGACAGCAACGACACCCTGGCCGGGCAGCTCAACGACACCCCGGTCATCGTCGGGGCGGTCGCCGAGAACCAGGCCGCCCAGGCGAACGACGGCCGGGCCATGGAGACGCCCGCGGGCCGCGCGGCCGGCCTCGGCCGTCCCGTGCCGCCGCAGACCGGAGGCTTCGGTCCTCCCGGCAGCGGCGACGACATGGGCTACGGCTCCGGTCCGGACGGCGCCTTCGACGCGTACACCGACGAGGACTTCGTCAAGCCCCGAGGCCGCCGCAGGTGGCTGAAGCGTTCGTTCTACATCGTGCTCGCACTGGCCGTGATCGGCGGTGGCGTCTACGGCGGCTACCGCTGGACCCAGACGCAGTTCTACGTGGGTACGAAGGACGACAACGTGGCGCTGTACCGCGGAATCAGCCAGGACCTCGGCTGGGTGTCCCTCTCGAAGGTCGAGGAGGACACCAAGATCGAACTCAAGTACCTTCCGCCGTACTGGCGCAAGAAGGTCGAGGCGACGATCTCTCAGGGCAGCATCACCGACGCCCACAAGAAGCTCGGCGAGCTCGAAGCACAGGCCTCCGCCTGCAAGAAGGACGCGCAGCGCCGGGCGGCCGAGGCCGACACCAACGCCGCCAAGGACAAGGGCGAGACCGGCACCGCCTCCGACAGCACTTCCGCCACGTCTCCCGCCAAGGGGACCAAGACCGCGACTCCCACTCCCGGCCCCAGCCTCTCGGAGGAAGAGAAGAAGCTGGCCCTGCAGTGCGGTAAGCAGTAA